A genome region from Frankineae bacterium MT45 includes the following:
- a CDS encoding Uncharacterized conserved protein, DUF1330 family, whose amino-acid sequence MTAYWINTYKEINDEAKLAAYAKLAGPALTAAGGTFLARGLPEQTYEAGESTRTVIIQFESVESARQAHDSEAYQEALAALDGGAVRDLRIVPGVA is encoded by the coding sequence ATGACTGCCTACTGGATCAACACCTACAAGGAAATCAACGACGAAGCCAAGCTCGCGGCCTACGCCAAGCTGGCCGGCCCCGCGCTGACTGCCGCCGGCGGTACGTTCCTCGCCCGCGGCCTACCCGAACAGACATACGAAGCGGGGGAGTCGACCCGCACCGTGATCATCCAGTTCGAGTCGGTCGAGAGTGCGCGCCAGGCCCATGACAGCGAGGCTTACCAGGAGGCGCTCGCCGCGCTCGATGGTGGCGCAGTGCGGGATCTGCGCATCGTCCCAGGTGTTGCCTGA